From the Synechococcus sp. KORDI-49 genome, the window TCAGCGCCGGTCAGCTCCGCATCGATGAATCACGTCGCCTGCTGGATCACCTGGAGAGCAGCCTGCGCCAGACCACCTACCTTCAGGACTGAAGGCCTGCTTCGAGCTCCGATCGAGCCTTGGCGAGAGCATCGGTCAGGGCTGATCCATCGCGGCCTCCCGCCTGGGCCAGGTTCGGGCGACCGCCGCCGCCGCCGCCGCAGAGTTTGGCGATGCCGCCGATGAATTTGCCCGCCTGCAGCTGGGCAGCGATCACCTGCTTGCCGAAGGCCGCCACCAGAATCACCTTGCCCAGATCGGAGGGGTCGGGCAGTCCGCCAAGCACCACGGCAGCACCATCCCCGAGCTGATCAGCCAGGCTCTGGGCCGCCCCCTGCAGTCCGGCACCATCCACGCCGTCGAGGCGTTCCACCAGCAGCTGGAACTCGCCCACGGGCTCAGCCTTGGCAGCCAGAGCACCGGCCTTGGCCACCGCCAGCTCGGCCTGAGCCGCGGCCAGCGCCTTGCCAGTGGCTTTGAGCTCCTCCTGCAGAGCACTCACCCGTTCGACGATCTCACTGGGCTGGGCCTTGAAGCGATCCCCCAGCTGCTTCACCACCGCATCACGCTCATTCAGATAAGCGAGCACGGCTGGGCCAGCAACGGCTTCGATCCGGCGAATACCGGCGGCCACACCGCTCTCCGCCACGATCTTGAACAGCCCGATCTCAGCGGTGTTGGCCACATGGGTGCCGCCGCAGAGCTCCATCGACACCCCGGGCACATCGACGACACGCACCACATCGGCATATTTCTCGCCGAACATCGCCACAGCACCAGCCGCCTTGGCCTGATCGATCGCCATCTCCTGCACCTCGAGGCCGTGAGCCTCCGCGATCCAACCGTTGATCAGGGTCTCGATCTGAGCCAGCTGCTCAGGGGAGACCGCACTCGGGCAATGGAAGTCGAAGCGGAGTCGATCGAAGTCCACCAGAGAACCGGCCTGACCGATGCCTGGATCCACCACCTGCTTGAGGGCGGCCTGCAGCAGATGGGTCGCCGTGTGATTCGCCTGGGCACGACGACGACAGGCGCGGTCCACCTGAGCATGGACGGTGTCCCCCAGCGACAGCTGACCGCGTTCGAGTCGGCCGGCATGAACAAACACGTCCCGCGTGCGACTCACCGACTCGATCGCCACGATCAGATCAGCACCGCTGAGGACGCCGCGATCCCCCACCTGACCGCCACCCTCCCCGTAGAAGGGCGTGGTGTCCAACACGATCTGCACCGCATCTCCGGCAGAGGCCGTCGTGGCCGGCTCGCCGTTCACCACCAGGGCCTGCACGCAGCTGGGGTGCTCCAGCACCGCATAGCCCCGAAATGCCGTGGGCTCCTGGTCCGCTGCCACCTGCTCGATCGCATCCTGGAGGGTGAGATCAAGGCTCACGGCTGCGGCCTTGGCTCTCTGCCGCTGTTCCTGCATGGCGGCCTCGAATCCAGCAAGGTCCACCGAGAGCCCATGCTCCTCGGCGATCTCCTGGGTGAGCTCCAGCGGGAAGCCATAGGTGTCGTAAAGCTCGAAGGCCTGAGCGCCGCTGATCTGCACAGGCTTGCCAGCCAGCACCTCAGACAGCAGCTTCTCACCGCGCTCCAAGGTCTCGAGGAAACGAGCCTCCTCCCGTTGGAGTTCGGCCAGAATCACCTCCTGCCGCTCAATCACGCTGGGGTGGGCCCCCTTCAGCAAGGCAATCGCCGCTTCCCCCATGGTGACCAAGAAGGGCTTGTCGATGCCCAGGAGGCGGCCATGACGCACCACCCGGCGCAACAGCCGCCGCAGGATGTAGCCGCGGCCGAGGTTGCTGGCGGTGACGCCATCACAAATCAGCTGCGTCACAGCACGGCTGTGATCGCCGATCACTTTCAACGACGTCTTGCCCTTGTCGTCGAGCTGGTGGTAGTCGACCCCCGCCAGATCAGCGGCCGCCTGGATCAGCGGAAAGATCAGATCGGTTTCGTAGTTGTTGGGAACCTTCTGCAGGATCTGAGCCATCCGCTCCAGACCCATGCCGGTGTCGATGTTGCGGTTGGCCAGCGGCGTGAGGGTGCCCTCAGCGTCGCGGTTGTACTGCATGAACACCAGGTTGTAGAACTCGATGAAGCGGTCGTCGTCCTCAAGATCGATGCCGGCATCGCCCAGCTCGGGCTTGAAGTCGTAATAGATCTCCGAACAGGGGCCGCAGGGGCCCGTCGGGCCAGACGCCCAGAAGTTGTCGGCCTCGTCCATGCGGATGATCCGCTTGGGGTTCACCCCCACCACATCGCGCCAGATCTGCTCGGCCTCGTCGTCCTCCCGGAAGACGCTCACCACCAGGTTCTTGGGGTCGATGCCGTAGACCTTGGTGCTCAGCTCCCAGGCCCACTCAATCGCCTGCTGCTTGAAGTAATCGCCGAAGGAGAAGTTGCCCAGCATTTCGAAGAACGTGTGATGCCGGGCTGTACGGCCAACGTTTTCGATGTCGTTCGTACGGATGCACTTCTGACTGCTGGTGGCCCGCGGCGCCGGCCGCTCCCGCTGCCCGAGGAACACCGGCTTGAACGGAAGCATCCCGGCGATGGTGAGCAGGACCGTGGGGTCCTCGGGAATCAGCGATGCGCTCGCGATCACGGCGTGACCACGCTCGGCGTAGAAGTTGAGAAACGCTGCCCTGATCTCCTCACCACTGCGGGGCACAGACGCTGCTGAGGACGACGAAGCGGCGGCAGCCATGGGAGGGAAGGCGATTCCAGCCGTCATGATCGCTCCTGAGCCGCCGACCATCGTGGCTGAACTGCCCAGCGAATCCGAGGCCCGCGCCCGACTGCGGTGGCAGTCGATCGGCTGGGCCCTGCTGGCCGGCGTCAGCGCAGGGTTGATGAGCCTGCCCTGGGGGCTTGAGATGGCGATCCGCTCGGGAGGTTGTGGTCTCTTCTACGGGCTGCTGGCCTTTCATCTGCAGCGTGTGGACCCAGACGACAGCCACCTGCAGGCGGGACTGGTGGGAGCGATCTGCGGCGTGCGCAGCCTCGGCCTGCCGCTGAGCCTCGAAAACCTGCGGACAGACGCTCTGGCATTATTAATCGTGGAGCTCCTTCAGGCTTGGCTGCCGCTGATCGGCAGTGCTCTCCTGCTCAACGGACTCCACCGCTTCCTTCCCGCGTCGCGGCCATGAGCCTGCTGCACGCCACCTGGCTTCCCGCCATCCGCTCATCCACCAGTTCAGGGCAGCCGGCCCTGCTGGTGTGGGCTGACACGTGGCGCGTGGCGACTCCGGCGGGACCGGGCCTGACTCCTGCCCTGCATCCGTTCACCCTCGCCAGCGAAGACCTCAAGGCCTGGTTGCAGGAGCGGGATCTGCTGCCCGACGGCAGCATCGACGCCACGGCTTGCCTCACCTTGCCCAGCCGCACGGTGAAACCCCGCAAAAGCCGCAGCAAGACAGACGAGCCGATCGATGAAGAGACGACGGGCTGGACCGGCCTCCCGATGCAGGCGGGAGAACCGATCCCGAAACAGACGGAATGGTGGCCTTGGCAGGTGGAGGGTCTGGCGGTGGAGCCGTCCGCTGCCACGGACTGGCTCTCTCGACTGCCCCTGTCCGGTCATCATCCCGACCTGGCCGATGAACTGCGCTGGTGGAGCCATCTGCAGCGGTGGGCCCTGAGCCTGGTGGCCCGTGGCCGCTGGATTCCGCAGATGGAGCTGAGCAAGGGCGAGGGGTACCCCCACCGAGCCCGCTGGGTGCCCCTGCTCAACCGGGAGGAGGATCGGCGACGACTGGAGGATCTCGCCGCCAGCCTGCCCCTGGTGGCCACCTGCGCTCTTCCCTGGAGGGAACCGATGGGGCGGCGCAGCAATCGCATGACGCGGCTGCGGCCGGAAGCGATGCGAGCCGCCAATCCCGTGGCCTGCTGCAGGCCACGCAGCGGTCGTCTGCGGGTCGCAACGCTGCTGGAGGATCTCGTGGATGCGCAGTTGCGCAAGGACTTCCGGCCCTCCGGCGATGGGCTGGACCCGCTGCTGACCCTCTGGCAGGACGCCCTCGCGTCGTCCACCGGCGTGGTGGAGGTGAGCGATGAAGAGGCAGAACGGCTTTCCAGCGCCAGCCTGCACTGGAGGGAAGGGATCGCCGGTGATGTCGCCGCGGCCCGCACCTGCCTGGAGCTGAACACGCCCTCGGACGGTGAAGACCTCTGGGAACTGCGCTTCGGCCTGCAGGCGGAAGCCGACCCCAGCCTGAAACTGCCAGCCGCCGCGGCCTGGGCATCAGGAGCCGACACCCTGCAGCTGGGGGAGGTGAAGGTGGATCAGCCCGGTGAGGTGTTGCTGGAAGGACTGGGACGGGCGCTCAGTGTCTTCCCTCCGATCGAACGGGGACTGGACACCGCGACTCCGGAGACGATGCAGCTCACGCCAGCGGAAGCCTTCGTCCTGGTGCGAACGGCAGCGCGCCAGCTGCGGGATGCCGGAGTCGGCGTGGATCTCCCCCCAAGCCTGTCGGGCGGCCTGGCCAGTCGCCTGGGTCTGGCCATCAAGGCGGAACTGCCCGAACGCTCCAGCGGTTTCACCCTGGGTGAATCCCTCGACTGGAGCTGGGATCTGATGATCGGGGGGGTCACCCTGACCCTGCGGGAGCTGGAACGGCTCTCCAACAAGCGAAGTCCGCTCGTGCGGCACAAGGGGGCCTGGATCGAACTTCGGCCCAACGATCTCAGGAACGCCGAACGCTTCTGCGGGGCCTCCACCGACCTGAGCCTGGACGATGCGCTGCGGCTCACGGCGGCGGAAGGCGAACTGATGATGCGTCTGCCGGTGCATCAGTTCGATGCCGGGCCCCGCCTGCAGGCGGTTCTTGAGCAGTACCACCAGCAGAAAGCGCCCGACCCGCTGCCGGCTCCAGAAGGATTCTGCGGTCAGCTCCGTCCATATCAGGAACGGGGGCTGGGCTGGCTGGCGTTTCTGCACCGCTTCGATCAGGGCGCCTGCCTGGCTGATGACATGGGGCTGGGCAAAACGATCCAGCTGCTCGCCTTCCTGCAGCACCTCAAGGCTGAACAGGAGCTGAAGCGTCCGGTGCTGCTGGTGGCACCGACCTCCGTGCTCACCAACTGGAAGCGGGAGGCGGAAGCGTTCACTCCGGAGCTCACGGTGCAGGAGCACTACGGTCCACGCCGGCCCTCCACCCCGGCCACGCTGCACAAGGCCCTGAAGGACGTGGATCTGGTCCTCACCAGCTATGGCCTGCTGCAGCGGGACAGTGAGCTGCTGGACAGTCAGGACTGGCAGGGAGTGGTGATCGATGAAGCCCAGGCGATCAAGAATCCCAGCGCCAAGCAGAGCCAGGCCGCCAGGGATCTGGCGCGCCCCAGCAAGAGCAACCGCTTCCGGATCGCCCTCACCGGCACGCCGGTGGAGAACCGGGTCAGCGAGCTCTGGGCGCTGATGGATTTCCTCAATCCCCGGGTGCTTGGGGAAGAGGACTTCTTCCGCCAGCGCTACCGCATGCCGATCGAGCGGTACGGCGACATGGCCTCACTGCGGGACCTCAAGGCGCGGGTGGGTCCGTTCATCCTGCGCCGGCTCAAAACCGACAAATCGATCATCTCGGATCTGCCGGAGAAGGTGGAGCTGAGCGAGTGGGTGGGCCTGAGCAGGGAGCAGAAATCCCTCTACAGCAAAACGGTGGAGGACACCCTGGATGCCATCGCCCGAGCACCCCGCGGCCAGCGTCACGGGCAGGTGCTGGGGCTGCTGACCAGGCTCAAGCAGATCTGCAACCATCCGGCCCTGGCCCTGAGGGAAGACGCGGTGGACGATGGCTTTCTGGGGCGCTCCGCCAAGCTGCAACGCATGGAGGAAATCCTGGACGAGGTGATCGAAGCCGGCGATCGCGCCCTTCTCTTCACCCAGTTCGCGGAATGGGGACATCTGCTGAGGGCCTGGATGCAGCAACGTTGGAAAGCGGAAGTTCCCTTCCTGCATGGAGGCACTCGCAAAAGCGAACGCCAGGCGATGGTGGATCGTTTCCAGGAGGATCCCCGCGGCCCGCAGCTGTTCCTGCTGTCTCTCAAGGCTGGCGGAGTCGGTCTGAACCTCACCCGAGCCAGCCATGTGTTTCATGTGGACCGCTGGTGGAATCCAGCGGTGGAGAATCAGGCCACGGACCGGGCGTATCGGATCGGCCAGACCAACCGCGTGATGGTGCATAAATTCATCACCAGCGGCTCGGTGGAGGAGAAGATCGATCGGATGATCCGAGAGAAATCACGCCTGGCGGAGGATGTGATCGGATCCGGCGAGGATTGGCTCGGAAGCCTCGCCGGCGATCAACTCCGCGATCTCGTTGCCCTCGACGACACCTGAGCACGATGACCACGACCAACGGCATCACATCCATCGGCGATCAAGGGCTCGGCCAGCAGCCCTGGTGGGTGGAACAGTGGATGGAGCTGATCAACGGCTACCGCTTCAAGAAACGGCTGGAGCGGGCCTGGAGCTACGCCCGCGAAGGCAATGTGACCTCGATCCGCTTCGAAGGCCGGCGCGTGCATGCCCGGGTGCAGGGCACGGGAGAGGACCCCTACAAGGTGAAGCTCTGGCTGGACGTGCTGAGCGATGAAGACTGGGCCTACGTGCTCGAAGCACTGGCGCAGAAAGCGCGCTGGTCCGCTCAGCTGCTGGCGGGGATCATGCCGGCGGACATCGAACGTGCCTTCGCCGCCAGCGGCAAGCGCCTGTTCCCGTTCAAGCTTCAGGAGGTGCGCAGCGAATGCAACTGCCCTGACAAGGCCAACCCCTGCAAGCACATCAGCGCCGTTTATTTCCTGATGGGGGATCGCTTCAGCGAAGACCCCTTCGTGCTGTTCCAGCTGCGGGGCCGCACCCGCACCAAGCTTCTGGAGGACCTGGCGGAACAGCGGCGCAAGGCCCTGGCCAGCCTCGCCGAGCAGAGAGCCGGGGACGCCGCCCCCCCCGAGGAGACGCCTCCTCCCCTCCTGCCGCATCCGGCCGTTCTCGATCCCGCTCTCTGGTGGCGCTACAACCGCAGCCTCGATGGTGATCTTGTGGTGATCACCGCAGCGATGGAGGGCGACACGGGCCTCGATGCCGCCGGCGATCTGCCGCTGGCCGAGGACCCCCGCTTCCCAGATGCGCGCAGCACGTTTCTGAGCAACCTTCGCGGCCACGGTCAGGCCAGTGCCCAGCGGGCCATGCTCCAGGCCATGGCAGCGGGCCATTGATCAGGGCATGAATGAAGCCCCCTGGTTGACCGGGGAGAAGCGTGGACTGGTGACGCTGCTGCTGAGTTCCCATCAGCGGGCCTTCGGTCGCCCGCTCATGGCTTGTGAACGCTCGCGCCAGTCCATGCGACTGGCCTGCCAGGAACTGTTCGCCTGCGGCTTTCCCGTGCTGGCCCATGGCACGGGCAGCGACCCGCTGATCATCTACGGCAATGCCGCAGCTCTGCAGCTCTGGGGCCTGCGATGGGAGCAGCTCGTGGGCATGCCCTCACGCCTGACAGCACCGGAGGAGGAGCGCAGCGAGCGGCAGACGGCCCTCATCGAGGCACAGACCAAGGAAGCGATTCGTGGCTACAGCGGCACCCGCGTCAGCCACAGCGGGCGCCGGTTCCAGATCCGCGATGCCCGCATCTGGACCCTCTGGGACGAAGAGAACCGCCGCTGCGGCCAGGCGGCCTGTTTCAGCGACTGGTGGTGGAGCTGAGCTCGGATCCATCGTTTCGGTTTCAACGACATTCCAGTGGTGCCAACCGAACCCAGTCGTATGCACCGAACCTCAATAGACGGTTCTCGCCCTTCTGGATGTCATCAAGGCCGCGCAGATTGTCATTGCGGGCGTTCAACCCAGTCCGCAGATGTTCACTCTTCGGATCAACAATCATGCTGACCCTGCATCAATCCCCTTTCGATCTGTTCGAGCGTCTCGAACAGCAGATGGCCTCCGCCGAACGTGTTCCCAACGCCGAGGTGATCGAAGCCGATGACTCCTACACCGTTCGCCTCGAGCTGCCGGGTGTGGAGCGTGCGTCCATCGACGTCAAAGCCACCGACCGCACCCTGGTGGTGAGCGCCGAGCGCCGTGGCGCACGCGACGGCGAAGCCGAGAAGCCCGCTCTGCTGAGCGAATTCCGCAACGGTACCTGGAGCCGCAGCTTCCGATTCCCCACAGGACTCGACCGCGATCAGCTGCAGGCCACCTACCGCGACGGCATTCTGGAAATCAGCGCCGGCAAAGCCGTCAGCCACACCAGTGTCACGGTGAAGGTCGAAAGCTGACGCACCGCACGGCGGTGGACAGAACGGACTCACCCCCGCTTCGGCGGGGGTTTTTTGCTGGCCCCTCCCTCGTCGTTTAGGAGGCTCCGAGGCCAACGAAATAGCGGGCGATGAACAGCAGGCTGAAGCCTGTGAGAAACGCCAGGCCGAACCAGCTGAGTCCGCGCATCAGAGGGCTGTAGCGGTAAGCCGGCGGCACCAGAGAGCTGTTGATGGTGTCCATCGCCATCCAGGCGAACAACGGCGCCGTGAGGAAACTGCCCGTCATCGCGCCGAACACGAAATCCTTCACGCTGAGCCCGCCGCTGCGGGCCCAGACCAGCGCCGCCACGGCCACCAGCAGATGAAGGACCACCCAGAGACTGAAACGCCGCCGCTGGGGACCCGGGCTGGCATCACCGCTGTCATGCCCACTCCAGAGTCCCTGGATGGCGGCGATGCTGCGGGGATAGGCGTCGAGACAGGTGATCGTGGTGCTGAACATGGCCGCGAAGGCCGCCGGAATGATCACCCAGGCCGCCCAGCCTCCCATGGCTTCGGTGTACAGCCGGATCAGTTTCTGCGCGAAGGACAGCGTTGAACCGCTGAGCATCCCGTCGCCACTGCCGTACATCGTGTAAGCCCCGAGTGTCACGAAGAAGAACGCCGTGATCAGGGAAACGCCGTAGCCCAGATTGAAATCGAGATCCGCCTCCTGGGGCGAAGCCGTGTGCTCTGTGTCGCGAGCGCGGGAAAACATCCAGAGCGAAGGCCAGACGCACATCTCCACCGGTCCCGGCATCCAGCCCATCAGGGGGATCAGAAAACCGAGGTTGGCCAGCGTCCAGGGACTGGGATCCGTGGACACCCAGCTGCCGGCCACGTCTCCGACGGAACCCCGGAACAGCAGCGAAATCGCTGCCACGCCGGTGAGCAGGGTGAGCAGCACCACCAGCAGCTTCGAGAGACGATCAAGGGCGCGGTAGTGACCGAGAACGAGCACAAGAGCGCTCACCACCAGCACCACAATGGAGAGCCCATAGGGGTCCTGCCCAGCGAGCGGTGGCACGTTGGTGAGCAGCAGACCGGCCACGAAACTCACCGCCGCGATCGTCATCGTGCCCGTGGCCAGGGTCACCAGCAGGTAGAGCGGCAGATAGGCCGGATGGCGCCGTTGGAAACCCTCCAGCAGCGAGAGACCCGTCGCTGCGGTGAAACGGCTGCCGACCCTCAGGAAGGGGTACTTCACGAGGTTGGTGATCACGATCAGGCCCACCAGGGCAAACCCGAAACGGGCACCCGCAGTGGTGGAGGACATCAGATGCGATCCACCGATGCAGGCCGCGGCGAACAGAACCCCAGGGCCGATGCTCTTGCGCAGCGAACTCACACCCGCAGTCGTCGGTGCCATGCCATCTCCTTGCATCCGCCCACTCTGCAGGGGGCGGTGCAGGGGAAAGCCTTCGTACGATCAACCTTCACGAGGCTGGATCCATGGTCGTCGCCCCTCCCGTTGCACCCCGTCTGGGCCTCCAGTGCGAAGCCATCGCGGCGGACACCACCACAATCCGCTCCCTCGACTGGGACCGCAGCCGCTTCGACATCGAGTTCGGCCTGCGCAACGGCACCACCTACAACGCCTTTCTGGTCAGGGGCGAGCGAACGGCCCTGATCGACACCAGCCACGCCAAATTCCGCGACACCTGGATACCACTCCTGAAGCAGCAGATCGATCCCACGACGATCGACGTGCTGATCGTCAGCCACACGGAACCCGACCACTCCGGCCTGATCGGCGACCTGATCGACCTCAACCCAGAGATCGAGATCGTGGGATCGAAGGTGGCGCTCCAGTTCCTGCAGGACCAGGTGCACCGGCCCTTCCAGTCCCGTGCCGTGAAATCCGGGGAAGAACTGGATCTCGGCACCAATCCCGACAGCGGTGTTCAGCACCGCTTCGAATTCCTCAGTGCACCCAACCTGCACTGGCCGGACACGATTTTTTCCTTCGACCACGGCACTGGCATCCTCTACACCTGTGACGCCTTCGGGCTGCACTACTGCTCGGACGATGTCTTCGATCAGGATCCCGGCGCGATTGCACCGGATTTCCGCTTCTATTACGACTGCCTGATGGGGCCCAATGCCCGCAGCGTGCTGCAGGCCCTCAAACGCATGGACAGCCTGCCGGAGATCAAGACCATCGCCGTCGGTCATGGACCTCTCCTGCACCACCATCTCAGTCACTGGGTGGGCGACTACCGCGATTGGAGCAGCCAGCGCAGCAAGGGCGAGAGTTACGCCGCGGTTTGCTACCTGAGCCAGTACGGATTCTCAGATCGGATCAGCCAGGCAATCGCCCATGGGGTCGGCAAGGCCGACGCCCAGGTGCAGCTGGTCGACCTTCGCGCCACGGACCCTCAGGAACTGACCGCCCTGATCGGGGATGCCAAGGCAGTGGTGGTTCCCACCTGGCCGGCAGAACCTGACGCCGACCTGCAGACATCGATCGGCACACTACTGGCAGCGCTTCATCCCAAGCAGCTCGTCGCAGTCTTCGACGCGTTCGGTGGCAACGATGAACCCATCGATGCCGTGGCCGATCAGCTGCGCAGTCAGGGACAGAAGCAAGCCTTTGCGCCGCTGCGCATCCGCCAGCTTCCACAGGGAAGCGATTACCAGCGCTGCGAAGAAGCCGGGACCGACCTTGGCCAGCTTCTGACCAAGGACAAGGCCATTGCCGCGATGAAGAGCCTGGATGGCGAGCTGGACAGAGCCCTGGGTCGGATCAGTGGTGGGCTGTACGTGGTGACCGCCAGCCAGGGTGAAGGGGATGAGCGGCGTCGCAGTGCCATGGTGGCGAGCTGGGTGAGTCAGGCCAGCTTCACGCCTCCCGGGCTCACCGTGGCTGTGGCCAAGGACCGGGCGATCGAGGCCTTGATGCAGGTTGGCGATCGCTTCGTGCTCAACGTGCTGCGACAGGACAACCACCAGCAACTGCTCAGACATTTCCTGAAGCGTTTCCCGCCCGGTGCCGATCGATTCGCCGGTGTGAACGTGCTCGACGGTGTCGCGGATGGGGGCCCGGTTCTTGGAGACGCCCTGGCCTATCTCGGCTGCCGGGTGGAGCAGCGCATGGAAGGCCCCGACCATTGGGTGATCTATGCGGTGGTGGAACAGGGCAATGTGGCGGATGCCGATGCCAGCACTGCTGTGCATCACCGCAAAGTGGGTAATCACTACTGATGAGCGCGACCGCAACACGGCAGACCATCCAGCTGCCGATTGATCACGGTGTGGTCGGACTGCGTGGCCTGAGTCCTGAACGCAGCCGGTTCGAGCTGGAATACGCCCTGGAGCGGGGGAGCACGGCCAACAGCGTGCTGTTCGAAGCCGCTGACGACCAGCCCGCCGTTCTGGTTCATCCCCCGGGGGCGGCTTACGGCGACGTGTTTCTGCCCGCCTTGGCCGCTCTGGTTCCTGGCGGTGATCAACCACTCCTGGTGGTGGTCGGTCACGTGAACCCGAACCGGGTGGCTCTGCTGCGCATGCTGGCGGAGGCTTATTCCAGGCTTGAACTGATCGCCTCCAACGCCGGCGCCAAGCTGTTGCAGGAGCTGTGGAGCCTGCGCAAGCCCGCGCCTGCGGGCCAGGAGAACGCACAACCGCCACTACCCGATCTGCCGGCGATTCGCGTGATCCGTCATGAGCAGGATCTGCCATTGGGCTTCGGCCGCAGCCTGCAACTGCTCCCAGCCCCCACGCCACGCTGGCCGGGAGGTCTGCTGGCGTTTGAAACGAGCCGGGGTCTGCTGATGAGCGACAAGTTCTTCAGCGCCCACCTCTGCACGGCGGTATGGGCGGAAAGCAACCGCAGCAGCACCGAAGAGGAACGCCGCCATTTCTATGACTGCCTCATGGCGCCCATGGCCCGTCAGGTGGATGCCCTGGTGGAACGGCTGGAAGACCTGGAGATCCGCACCATTGCGCCCGGCCACGGTCCGGCGATCGAAGTCAGCTGGCGAAGCCTGCTCAGTGACTACCGCCGCTGGGGGGAGCGTCATCAACACGCCAGCCTGACCGTGCTGCTCCTGTTTGCGAGCGCTTACGGCAACACGGCCGCGATCGCCGATGCCCTGGCGCAGGGTGTGAGCCGCACCGGCATCCGTGTGAACAGCCTCAACTGTGAGTTCACCCCCGCGGATGAACTGGTGAAGGCGATTCAGCAGGCTGACGCGATCCTGATCGGCTCGCCCACACTGGGGGGCCATGCGCCAACACCGATTGTGTCGGCTCTCGGCACATTGCTGGCAGAAGGGGATCGCAGCAAACCGGTGGGTGTGTTCGGCAGCTTCGGCTGGAGCGGAGA encodes:
- a CDS encoding diflavin flavoprotein codes for the protein MVVAPPVAPRLGLQCEAIAADTTTIRSLDWDRSRFDIEFGLRNGTTYNAFLVRGERTALIDTSHAKFRDTWIPLLKQQIDPTTIDVLIVSHTEPDHSGLIGDLIDLNPEIEIVGSKVALQFLQDQVHRPFQSRAVKSGEELDLGTNPDSGVQHRFEFLSAPNLHWPDTIFSFDHGTGILYTCDAFGLHYCSDDVFDQDPGAIAPDFRFYYDCLMGPNARSVLQALKRMDSLPEIKTIAVGHGPLLHHHLSHWVGDYRDWSSQRSKGESYAAVCYLSQYGFSDRISQAIAHGVGKADAQVQLVDLRATDPQELTALIGDAKAVVVPTWPAEPDADLQTSIGTLLAALHPKQLVAVFDAFGGNDEPIDAVADQLRSQGQKQAFAPLRIRQLPQGSDYQRCEEAGTDLGQLLTKDKAIAAMKSLDGELDRALGRISGGLYVVTASQGEGDERRRSAMVASWVSQASFTPPGLTVAVAKDRAIEALMQVGDRFVLNVLRQDNHQQLLRHFLKRFPPGADRFAGVNVLDGVADGGPVLGDALAYLGCRVEQRMEGPDHWVIYAVVEQGNVADADASTAVHHRKVGNHY
- a CDS encoding diflavin flavoprotein, producing the protein MSATATRQTIQLPIDHGVVGLRGLSPERSRFELEYALERGSTANSVLFEAADDQPAVLVHPPGAAYGDVFLPALAALVPGGDQPLLVVVGHVNPNRVALLRMLAEAYSRLELIASNAGAKLLQELWSLRKPAPAGQENAQPPLPDLPAIRVIRHEQDLPLGFGRSLQLLPAPTPRWPGGLLAFETSRGLLMSDKFFSAHLCTAVWAESNRSSTEEERRHFYDCLMAPMARQVDALVERLEDLEIRTIAPGHGPAIEVSWRSLLSDYRRWGERHQHASLTVLLLFASAYGNTAAIADALAQGVSRTGIRVNSLNCEFTPADELVKAIQQADAILIGSPTLGGHAPTPIVSALGTLLAEGDRSKPVGVFGSFGWSGEAVDLLENKLRDGGFSFGFEPIRVKFSPDAARVKQLEETGTRFGRQLLQTQKRAQRRSAGGLSESRSDPAVVALGRVLGSLCVLTTRKGDLSGAMVASWVSQASFTPPGITVAVAKDRAVEALLHKGDRFALNVLAEGRENGLMKQFLQPFAPGADRFAGLELNHSPSEQPLLPDALAWLEGEVKQRMECGDHWLVYAQVNHGGLFDTQGSTAVHQRRSGANY